A DNA window from Pleurodeles waltl isolate 20211129_DDA chromosome 12, aPleWal1.hap1.20221129, whole genome shotgun sequence contains the following coding sequences:
- the LOC138267286 gene encoding olfactory receptor 5A2-like, whose product MAMTDCSGNTTDAAKFLLIGLQVVPQLKTVLFVIFFIFYLLTVSGNVLIIVTVYLQANLHSPMYLFLTNLSLLDVCAISNVMPTLLGGLLTKIHIISSSSCLTQYFLFSWIIIAECFLLTIMAYDRYVAICFPLHYTALMDQRHCIQLAAGSCVTSFLVVAFVHSLVSMLQFFGINTLDHFFCDLEPLLKVTCSDTTRIKVFVYLLTAGVALIPFVFIIISYLYIILAILKIASNDGRRAAFSTCSSHLVVVSMFFGSLIIMYEAPSMGFSLNSNKALSLLYTVGTPMTNPIIYALRNKAIMEASIKLLRKLL is encoded by the coding sequence ATGGCAATGACAGACTGCTCAGGAAATACAACTGATGCTGCAAAATTCCTACTCATTGGACTGCAGGTTGTCCCACAGCTGAAGACCGTTCTTTTTGTCATATTCTTCATCTTTTACTTATTAACTGTTTCTGGAAATGTCCTCATCATTGTAACAGTTTACCTACAAGCCAACCTTCATTCTCCCATGTACCTCTTCCTTACGAACTTATCGCTGTTGGACGTCTGTGCAATATCCAATGTGATGCCCACCTTGCTGGGAGGTTTATTGACAAAAATTCATATTATTTCTTCCAGCAGTTGTTTGACACAGTATTTTTTATTTAGCTGGATAATAATTGCAGAGTGCTTCCTTCTCACAATCATGGCTTATGACAGATATGTGGCCATATGCTTTCCTTTACATTACACAGCACTCATGGACCAGAGGCACTGTATTCAGCTGGCTGCGGGATCCTGTGTGACCTCTTTTTTGGTGGTGGCATTTGTCCACTCTTTAGTGAGTATGTTACAGTTCTTTGGCATCAATACACTGGACCATTTCTTTTGTGACTTAGAACCTTTGCTGAAAGTCACCTGCTCTGATACTACCAGGATCAAGGTATTTGTTTACCTTCTCACTGCTGGAGTAGCATTAATACCCTTTGTATTCATCATAATATCTTATTTATATATTATCTTGGCAATTCTTAAAATTGCATCAAATGACGGGAGGAGAGCTGCCTTTTCCACATGTAGCTCCCACCTCGTGGTGGTCAGCATGTTCTTTGGCTCCCTGATAATTATGTATGAAGCTCCATCAATGGGCTTCTCTCTAAATTCAAATAAGGCGTTGTCGCTGCTATACACCGTGGGCACCCCAATGACTAATCCTATTATTTATGCTCTGAGAAATAAGGCTATCATGGAGGCCTCCATAAAGCTCTTAAGAAAACTGTTGTAG